Part of the Macrobrachium nipponense isolate FS-2020 chromosome 19, ASM1510439v2, whole genome shotgun sequence genome, TTCCTTACAAAGAACGAAAGGTACTAGACACGACATTAGCATAATCTAAGAGTTGATGGGAGGAGGCAGGTCGTACTTGAAGAGATTGATGGGAGGAAACTCGTCGTACTTGGAGACTGATGGGAGAAGGCAGGTCGTACTTGGATAGATTGAGGGGAGGAAGCGGGTCGTACTTGGAGAGATTAATGGGAGGAAACGGGTCGTACTTGAAGAGATTGATGGGAAGAAGCGGGTCGTACTTGAAGAGATTGATGGGAAGAAGCGGGTCGTACTTGAAGAGATTGATGGAAGGAAGAGGGTCGTACTTGGAGAGATTAATGGGAGGAAGCGGGTCATACTTGGAGAGATTGATGGGAGGAAGAGGGTCATAATTGGAGAGATTGATGGGAGGAAGAGGGTCGTACTTGGAGAGATTGATGGGAGGAAGAGGGTCGTACTTGGAGAGATTGATGGGAGGAAGAGGGTCGTACTTGGAGAGATTGATGGGAGGAAGAGGGTCGTACTTGGAGAGATTGATGGGAGGAAGAGGGTCATACTTGGAGAGATTGATGGGAGGAAGAGGGTCATACTTGGAGAAGATTGTTGGAAGAGTCATACTTGGGAGATTGATGGAGGAAAAGGGTCCATACTTGGAGAGATTGATGGGAGAAAGAGGGTCGTACTTGGAGAGATTGATGGGAGGAAGCGGGTCATACTTGGAGAGATTGATGGGAGAAAGAGGGTCGTACTTGGAGAGATTGATGGGAGGAAGAGGGTCATACTTGGAGAGATTGATGGGAGAAAGAGGGTCGTACTTGGAGATATTGATGGGAGAAAGATGGTCGTACTTGGAGAGATTGATGGGAGGAAGAGGGTCGTACTTGGAGAGATTGATGGGAGGAAGAGAGTCGTACTTGAAGAGATTAATGGGAGGAAGCGGGTCGTACTTGAAGAGATTGATGGGAGGAAGAGGGTCGTACTTGAAGAGATTGATGGGAGGAAGAGGGTCGTACTTGAAGAGATTAATGGGAGGAAGCGGGTCGTACTTGGAGAGATTGATGGGAGGAAGAGGGTCGTACCTGAAGAGATTAATGGGAGGAAGCGGGTCGTACTTGGAGAGATTAATGGGAGGAAGCGGGTCGTACTTGAAGA contains:
- the LOC135212091 gene encoding uncharacterized protein LOC135212091, with amino-acid sequence MAMLANKVDPLSSIWNVFLSLKVVMGPPIYLSLGMARLLPSISSSATLFLPSISSIHPLPPINLSKYDPLPPINLSKYDPLPPINLFKYDPLPDPQPLQVRPASPPHPISKYDPLPPINLFKYDPLPPINLSKYDPLPPINLSKYDPLPPINLFKYDPLPPINLSKYDPLPPINLSKYDPLPHINLFKYDPLPPINLSKYDPLPPINLFKYDPLPPINLSKYDPLPPINLFRYDPLPPINLSKYDPLPPINLFKYDPLPPINLFKYDPLPPINLFKYDPLPPINLFKYDSLPPINLSKYDPLPPINLSKYDHLSPINISKYDPLSPINLSKYDPLPPINLSKYDPLSPINLSKYDPLPPINLSKYDPLSPINLSKYGPFSSINLPSMTLPTIFSKYDPLPPINLSKYDPLPPINLSKYDPLPPINLSKYDPLPPINLSKYDPLPPINLSKYDPLPPINLSNYDPLPPINLSKYDPLPPINLSKYDPLPSINLFKYDPLLPINLFKYDPLLPINLFKYDPFPPINLSKYDPLPPLNLSKYDLPSPISLQVRRVSSHQSLQVRPASSHQLLDYANVVSSTFRSL